The Bifidobacterium sp. WK012_4_13 genome contains the following window.
TCAGCGATTAATGGACTCGTCCGCACATCAGTCCTCGAATGGCTCGAAATCCTTGCGAACTCTGCGGCGTGGTCGCTCAGTGCGCTCTTCGCGGTCTGCACGATACTCGTCATAGTGCTCGTCTGGAGCATAGTGAGGGACTTCGCGGCGTCCACGGTAGCCACCGCGACGGTCGTTGCGATCGTTGCGATCGCCACGATCATGCCGACGGTCATTGTGTTCGCTACGATCCGAACGGTCATCATGGCGGTCCCTGCGGTCGTATCCGCGATCGCCACGATCGCCACGATCGCCACGATCGGAGCGGTCAGAACGATCATCACGGTCATCGCGACGACGACGTGGGCGGTCATCGTTGCTGTAGCGTGAACGATATCCACCACGATCGCCACGGTCGCCACGACGATCGCTACGGTCAGAACGGCGGTCACCGCGATCGCCGTGTGACTGGCTGGCGCTCTCCTGGTTCTCGAATCCTGGGATGGCAAGCGAAATCTTGCCGCGGTCGTCAACGCCCTGAACGATGACCTCGACCGTGTCACCTTCCTTCAGCACGTCTTCGACGGCGTCGACGCGCTCACCGTTGGTGAGATTGCGAATCTGCGAGATGTGAAGCAGGCCATCGGTTCCTGGCGTCAGGTTGACGAAGGCGCCAAAGCTTGTGGTCTTCACGACCTTGCCGTTGAAGGTCTCTCCGGCTTCTGGAACGTGCGGATTGGCGATCTGATCGATCATTTCCTTGGCCTTGGCCGCGGCTTCGCCACCCTCGGAGGAGATATAGACCGTGCCGTCGTCCTCGATGGTGACGTCAGCTCCGGTGTCCTCCTGAATCTGGTTGATCATCTTGCCCTTCGGACCGATGACCTCGCCGATCTTCTCGACTGGAACGGTGGTGCTGATGATGCGAGGTGCGTATGGGCTCATCTCGGCCGGGCTGTCGATGCACTCATTGATGACCTCAAGGATGGTCGTGCGCGCTTCCTTGGCCTGCTGCAGGGCGGCTGCAAGAATGTCGGCAGGAATGCCGTCAAGCTTTGTGTCAAGCTGCAATGCGGTGATGAACTCGGAGGTTCCGGCAACCTTGAAGTCCATGTCGCCGAAGGCATCTTCCGCACCCAGGATATCGGTGAGGGTCTTGAAGATGTGCTTGCCATCGACATCACCGGAAACCAATCCCATGGCGATGCCGGCAACAGGAGCCTTCAGTGGAACGCCGGCTGCGAGCAGCGACAGCGTCGAAGCGCAGACGGAACCCATCGATGTCGATCCGTTGGAGCCGATGGCCTCGGATACCTGACGAATGGCATAGGGGAACTCTTCACGCGAGGGCAGCACGGGAACCAGTGCGCGCTCCGCAAGGGCGCCGTGACCGATCTCGCGGCGCTTCGGCGAACCGACGCGGCCGGTCTCACCGGTCGAATATGGAGGCATCTCGTAATTGTGCATGTAGC
Protein-coding sequences here:
- a CDS encoding polyribonucleotide nucleotidyltransferase, whose product is MEGPEIQAAEAAIDNGSFGTRTLRFETGRLAQQADGAVAAYLDDDSMVLSTTTAGSSPKENYDFFPLTVDVEEKMYAAGKIPGSFFRREGRPSSEAILACRIIDRPLRPLFPHTLRNEVQVVETVLAVNPEDSYDMIALNAASASTMISGLPFEGPVSGVRLALIDGQWVAFPRWSERERAVFEIVVAGRVIDNGDVAIAMIEAGAGKNAWKLIYDEGQIKPDEDVVAQGLEAAKPFIKAICEAQNELKSKVAKETKEFPLFPEYTEDLYNRIDQIAHGDLDQALSIADKLPRQDRIHEIKEGVRAALASEFTDMEDAEKDKELGNAFKELQRQIVRQRILTQDYRIDGRGLRDIRTLSAEVDIVPRVHGSALFQRGETQILGVSTLNMLKMEQQVDALSGPTSKRYMHNYEMPPYSTGETGRVGSPKRREIGHGALAERALVPVLPSREEFPYAIRQVSEAIGSNGSTSMGSVCASTLSLLAAGVPLKAPVAGIAMGLVSGDVDGKHIFKTLTDILGAEDAFGDMDFKVAGTSEFITALQLDTKLDGIPADILAAALQQAKEARTTILEVINECIDSPAEMSPYAPRIISTTVPVEKIGEVIGPKGKMINQIQEDTGADVTIEDDGTVYISSEGGEAAAKAKEMIDQIANPHVPEAGETFNGKVVKTTSFGAFVNLTPGTDGLLHISQIRNLTNGERVDAVEDVLKEGDTVEVIVQGVDDRGKISLAIPGFENQESASQSHGDRGDRRSDRSDRRGDRGDRGGYRSRYSNDDRPRRRRDDRDDRSDRSDRGDRGDRGDRGYDRRDRHDDRSDRSEHNDRRHDRGDRNDRNDRRGGYRGRREVPHYAPDEHYDEYRADREERTERPRRRVRKDFEPFED